The proteins below are encoded in one region of Sporohalobacter salinus:
- a CDS encoding sodium:proton antiporter, translated as MLELVSKLTQNIHYFISLFLFLLGFYTMLANSNLVKKMIGLNIMDTSIFLFLVSIGYIRGGKAPLIHHANEVIRVNPLPHALVLTGIVVSFSISVFGYALIIKIHSHYGTIDTKKITKTENKE; from the coding sequence ATGTTGGAGTTAGTAAGTAAATTAACCCAAAATATACATTATTTTATTTCTTTATTTTTATTTTTGTTAGGGTTTTATACCATGTTGGCTAATTCAAATTTAGTTAAAAAGATGATTGGCCTAAATATTATGGATACTTCTATTTTTTTATTTCTTGTTTCTATTGGTTATATAAGAGGTGGAAAAGCACCATTAATTCATCATGCTAATGAAGTTATTAGGGTTAATCCACTTCCTCATGCTCTGGTATTGACAGGAATTGTAGTTAGTTTCAGTATTAGTGTCTTTGGATATGCTTTAATTATTAAAATTCATTCTCATTATGGTACTATAGATACTAAAAAGATTACAAAAACGGAAAATAAGGAGTAA